The DNA segment TTGGGGCTGCTGTACAGCTCCAACTGTGATGGCTACGGCAGAAATGTTCTTCACCGAAAACCTGCATGGGACGTCCTGTTGCCAAGGCCGTCCCTATGGCATTGGTTCCCACGCTTTCTTCTGCCCAATTGGCTCCTGGGCCAAAGTTCAACTTGTCAGCCTGCCGCAGGGTCTTCAGATCACCGCATGTCCGGGCCACACGGCCTTTGGCATTCGTGAATGTCATGAGCATTCCTTTGCCGCGGATCGCTTCATATGCCGTATTTTCGACATCGCCACAGATCTTTCCCAGTGTTGAGGTAAACGGCTCCAACTCTGTCATAGGTTTGAAATCCCAGCAATTTCTCGGGCCAGGATCAATGCCCATTTTTTTACACCTGCCCCAGGAATCGATGATGTTCTCGTTCAGGCAACTGAGGTTGACCTGTCTCCCTTCCACAAAACGTTTCCACTGAGAATAGTTGACCTGCGAACCTCGCTGGCCGCGCAGGGGAGACCATGGTGAATGGGATGAAGGGGTTGCCTCAATATGGGACGCGCTGATTTCGAAGCCGTCATCGTTTCTAAGGAGTAAATGCATTCTCGATCTCCAGTACAAAACGAAAAAGGTTATAGACAATATTAAGTCTCTGACTCATCACCGGAATCTCTGTCAAGTGTTCACATTTCGAACACAGTCCTACTCTTTTGCATCTTTTTTACTTTTAATATCAGCTAAATAAGTCCTTCTTGGTGCACCTTTGTCCTGAGTGTTCTACTCCAGAACACACTTGCGGTTTTTTAGGGAGAGTTGTTTCTATAACTTACCGTAATTCAACATATAATCTTACTGGCATAGCCATTGCTATATTCTCAGCCAACTTCGTAAAAAAATAGGAGGATTGGCCATGGCTCAACAAGTGATCATGCCCAAATGGGGCTTGACCATGAAAGAAGGAAAAGTTGTTCGCTGGCTTAAAGGTGAGGGTGAATCGGTTGATGCCGGTGAGCCTTTATTTGAAGTGGAAACGGACAAAATCACGAACTCGGTGGAAGCCCCTGCCAGTGGTGTCTTATCCCAAATCATAGTCCCTGAAGGTGAAACTGCCGAGGTCCAGGCTGTTTTGGCAGTTATTGCCGCGCCAGGAGAAAACCCTGACATAATACCAAGTGGATCGACGGCAACCGACAACGTTGAATCTTCCGGCGATGCAGTGGCTGGCGAACCTGCCGTTGCTTCATCTCAGGCATCGGTTGAAGGCGGTGATTTTGTTCCGGCCATGCCTGCTGCTCGCAAATTGGCGAAGGAATTGAACGTTGCCCTGTCCACGGTTGTCGGAACCGGACCTCATGGAACAATTGTGATGAAAGATGTTCAGGCATCGGCTGACAGTGCTTTTGCCGGGATTAACGCCAGTGCCAAGGCAATTGAATTCGCCCGTAAAAATGGCATTGATCTCGGTCAGGTCTCGGGGACCGGTGATGACGGTCGAATTACCAAAGCCGACATCCTGCGTGCAATGAATCCGGTTTCCGATCAACAGGTATCATCCAATCAGCCTGTCATTGCTCAGGATACCATCGTGCCTATGGACGGTGTCCGCAAGCTTATTGGTGACAATATGCAGGCCAGCTTGACCAATGCGGCGCAGCTTTCCGTGTTCGTCGAAATTGACGCCACCGAAATGGTTTCCTTGCGCGCGGCGATTCTTGAACGGAACAAGCGCAACGCAGAATACAAGCTCTCATACAATGACATCGTTTCGTATGCTGTGTGTCGAGCTCTCAAGCGACATCCGATTATGAATTCGACCTTGCAGGACGATGGCATTCATCTGCACCAAAGTGTCAATCTTGGTATTGCTGTGGCCCTGCCAAACGGGCTTATTGTGCCGAATATCAAGAATGCCGGAAGCTTGACGTTGGAGGAACTCAAGACAGAGATCCGGGATGTCGCAGGTCGGTCTCGGACCGGCGGTCTGAATATGGATGAAATATCCGGCGGCACCTTTACCATCAGTAATGTCAGCATGCTTGGTGTGGATGGTTTTACCCCCATTCTCAATCCTCCAGAGACAGGCATACTCGGTGTCGGGCGTATTGTTGAGAAACCGGCAGTCAAGGATGGCGAAATTCAGATTCGGCAAATGATGACCCTTTCTCTGACATTCAATCACATGACTACGGATGGTGCGCCTGCCATGTCTTTCCTGCGCGAGTTGGGGGACATGCTGGAAACTCCGGGTCTGATGACATTGTAGGTTCGTTATGGCGCGGAAAAGATTTGCTGTTGAACTCGGTTATGCAGCCGATTTGCATGGTGAAGACATGACCAAGGCCGTGGTGCGAGCTGTTCGTGATGCTGTGTCCCGGATTTGTCTCTGTGGTCTTGTGGAAATATGTGGTCGTGATCGGTTTCAAGGCGTCTTTGTCCATGCTGATATCGCTGTTCCCCAGCCGGAACAGGTTGACCATTCGGCCGTGCTTGCCGCCATCCCCATTGGTGAAACTTCATTGAACGTGACTGTCGGCGGCATGAGTGTCCCCGGGATGGAAGTTCCCTGCTTTGCCCCTGGTGTCAGCAACATAGTTGTTGCGTGCGCCGCGCTGACTGTTTCCATTGAGACGGACATGGCAAGTGAGGCTGATGAGGACTCGGAAAACAGGTGGATCGGATGTGCCGTGAAGCCGAATAACCCAGAGGAGTAAACACAATGGCTCTGAGCAAGAAGACATTGATCAATATGTATGAAACCATGAACAGGATTCGTCTGTTCGAACTGAGACTGCAGGAACTTTTCGCAGCAAGCGAAATTCCCGGTTTCGTCCATCTTTATCTCGGCGAGGAAGCGGTTGCCACAGGAGCCTGTGCCGCGCTTACCGATGCCGACATGATTACCAGTACACATCGCGGGCATGGGCATCTTTTGGCAAAAGGTGGAGATTTGAAGCTCATGATGGCTGAAATATTCGGGCGGAAAACCGGCTACTGCAAAGGCAAAGGCGGTTCCATGCACATTGCCGATTTGGATCTCGGTATTCTCGGGGCCAACGGTATTGTGGGAGGTGGTGGCCCTCTTGCCGCAGGAGCGGCTCTGGCAGCCAAATACAGAAAAAGCAAAGATGTCGCCATGTGCTTTTTCGGTGATGGTGCCTCCAATCAGGGAACAACCCAGGAGTCCCTGAACATGGCGAGCGCCTGGAAGCTGCCTCTGGTCTTCATCAATGAAAATAATGGGTACGGTATTTCCTGCCCCCAATGCAAATCCATGGCTGTCGTGGATATTGCGGATCGCGCAGCTGCATATGATATGCCCGGCGTAGTGGTTGACGGAAACGACGTGCTCGCTGTGCATGAAGCCGTTTCCGAGGCCGTCAAACGTGCGCGTCGCGGAGAAGGCCCGTCATTGGTTGAGTGCAAAACATATCGCTGGCGTGGTCACTTTGAAGGGGATGCCTGCACATACCGTTGCGATGAAGAGCTGAAAGAGTGGAAAGCCAAAGACCCCATTCCTCGTTTCGAGGCCAAATTGATAGAAAAGAAGACACTGACTCAGAGTGAAGCGGATACAATAAAAGAACGCATTGCTCAGGATGTTGATGAAGCTGTGACGTACGCCAAGGAAAGTCCGATGCCGCCTGTCAGTGCATTGATGGATGACGTGTACGCCTAAGTCGGCTGCGGTTTTTACGAATCATAAATCCAACGGAGTGAATAATGTCCGAAAAAACATATCTTCAGGCTCTCAACGAAGCATTGAGCCAGGAAATGGAGCGCGATGAGAATGTCTTCATCATAGGTGAAGACGTGGGGCAATTTGGTGGTTGTTTTGGGGTCACCCAGGGGCTTTTTGACACGTTCGGGAGTGACCGTGTCATGGATACGCCAATTACAGAAAGCGCAATTGTCGGCGCAGCCACAGGTGCGGCCGCATGCGGTCTTCGCCCTGTAGCGGAGTTGATGTTTGTGGATTTCATCGGTGTTTCTATGGATCAGCTCTTTAATCAGGCTGCGAAAATGCGTTACATGTTCGGTGGTAAAACCACGGTTCCCATGACGTTGCGTGCACCTCAAGGCGCAGGTATCGGTGCTGCTGCCCAGCATTCTCAGTGCCTGGAATCCTGGTTCATGAATATTCCGGGACTCAAAGTCGTTATCCCATCGACCCCTTACGATGCCAAGGGGCTGTTGATAAGTGCAATTCGCGATGACAACCCGGTTGTCTTTCTTGAGCACAAGATGTTGTATGGTGTCAGTGGAGAAGTGCCGGACGAGAGTTATACCATCGAGATAGGCAAGGCTGACATCAAGCGTGAGGGCAGTGATGTGACTATCGTTGCGACGTCGCAGATGGTCTATGCGGCGCTTGAGGCAGCTGAAAAACTCAAAGCCGACGGTATTGATGCCGAAGTCGTCGACCCACGGAGCTTGTTACCACTGGACAAGGAGACGATTTTTGACTCAGTCAGAAAGACGCATGCCTTGGTTGTTGTCCATGAGGCGGTCCAGTTCGCTGGTCCGGGAGCAGAAATAGCTGCCATGGCGGCAGAAGAAATTCTTGAGTATCTGGATGCTCCCATCAAGCGTGTTGGTGCTCCATTCTGCCCGGTTCCCTTCTCGCCTCCTCTTGAGCAGCATTATATCCCCGGTGCAGAGAATATCATCGAGGCCGTCAAGAGTATTCGTTAAACAAACTTTGGTTGAGAGGGGAACGGCTTTTGCCGTTCCCCTCGTGAGGAGAGATGAGGGCGTATCATTGAGTATTGCAGCAATCTTGGCTAATCCAGCTTCCGGTAAAGATATTCGTCGGTTAGTGGCTCATGGGAGTGTCTTCGACAATCAGGAGAAAGTTCGTATGGTGCGAAGGCTTATTCTGGGCCTTGAACGTGCCGGAGTCACAAAAATTTTATATATGCCTGATGCCTATGCGATCATCCCTCGTGCCTTGAATTCTATTTCGCCGTCCATTCCTGTCGAAGCAGTAGAAATGCCCATACGGAACACTGATGCCGACACCTCCCTCGCAGCAGAGCTTATGGAAACGCTCGGTGCACAGAGCCTTGTTGTTCTCGGGGGTGACGGGACCAGCAGAGTGGCCTGCAAAGGGACGCTGAACGTCCCCATCCTGCCACTTTCCACTGGGACAAATAATGTTTTTCCTGTCATGTCTGAGGCTACGGTGGCGGGGTTGGCCGCAGGACTGGTTGCCTGCGGCCGCCTCCCCCGGCAGGAATGTTGTTATCAGTCTTGTATGCTTGATATTGTTTTTGGTGAGACGGTCATTGATATGGCTTTGGTTGATGCCGCAGTCTATGATGACGTTTTTTTCGCATCAAGAGCGGTTTGGGACATGCACAAGGTTCCGCAACTTTTTCTGACACGATGTAATCCTACCTCCATTGGGTTGTCTGCCATAGGCGGGCAGCTGCGTGACATCCGTCCTCAAGAGCCGAGGGGATTGGCATTAAAGCTGGGAAAACCGGCTTCGCTCACTGTTACCGCGTCCATTGCGCCAGGGATGTTCTCCGATATTCCCATCCGTGAAATCGAAGACATGCCCCCCGGAGTTGTTTTCCCTATCGCATCCAGCACAGGTTTGATAGCGGTGGATGGAGAACGAGAGATTGAAATTTCTCAAGATTCCAATGCCGGTATTCGATTGAATACCGGCGGCCCTCTGGTTATCGATGTGGAAAAAACCATGGCCTTGGCCAGAGAACAGGCCTGCTTCGTGACAAACACATATTCATAGGGAGAAAACATGAGTCATCCATTGAAAGCTGCTTTTATTTTTCTTGCTCCAGGAGGAGATCCGAAAGTTCATAGAAATTGGGTTATTACAGAAGGAGTTGAATTACTCTCCATTGCCGTGAGTGATTATGGACAGGCTGAGACTCTGGCTCGTGAGTTGGTTGAGCAAGAAGAAATAGCAGCCATAGAACTCTGTGGAGGATTTGGAGCCGCAGGAACGGCGCGGGTTGCGGCGGCAGTGAATGTTCCTGTCGGAGCTGTCCGTTTCGATATTCATCCCGGTCTGAATAATCTCAGTGGGGATACGCTCTTTGGTTAATCCGACCTCGTGAGCGGAATCAGATAGTAAGCGAAAAGAATTTCTTTCGGCGCTTCTTGTCAGCCGTCAGCTAGAATGTGATTCGGAGTGACAAAGCAGGTGAATGTACCGGTGAAGACCTGTTCGTCTTCACAGAAAACATCGACGTGTACGGTGTGTTTTCGCTCGTGTGGAGTCGTGTCGTGCGCTTTTGCGACCAAGGTATTTCCAATGCGGGAAGGCTTCAGAAATCGTGTTTCAGCAGCACCCAGTACAACATTGGGATGGTTGACTGCGAGCATGGCCGCATAGTCGGCCAGGCCGAATATGAAGCCACCATGGATCAGCCCGCTTGAGTCTGCACCCATTTCTTCAGTGCATTCCATGCGCACATGACTTGTCCCGTTCTCCACCATGATCGGTTCGCCGCATAAAGTTCGATCGATTGTATGATGGGTTTGAATATTCATCTTTTCCCTTTTGCTTGAGTGCCAGAAATCCTTGTTTTGAAAAAGCTTCCAAGGGCAGGAAGATGATAGTCTCCTGCCCTTGGACAAATATTTACCGACTAATCAAACAGGTCTTCCAACTCGTCAAAAACATAATGCATGTACATGACCTTCGGTGAGCCTCCCATGGATATGGCTAACATTGCGGCCTGCATTATTTCTTCCTTGCTCGCGCCATGACTGGCCGCCCCTTGGATGTGGAGCGAGATGCACATCTCGCACTGGGACATCATGGAACAGGCAACGTGAATCAGTTCCTGCGTTTTATGATCAATGGGTCCAAATTCGCTGATTTCTTTGGTGAAGGCAAGGTAATTGGGGAACACGTTGCCAGCACGCTGTGTCATCTTGGCCAAAGTCCCCGCTGCTTTTTCTGCTGCATCCATGAACCGACTCCTTTGTTAAATGTTAAGATGTAACAAGTAAGCAAAGAGCATGCCTCAACATCCTTTGGCATGGACGGGCTCTTTTTCATGTAAATATGGGCTTATGGCAATACTCGGAGTGTCTATCTTCTGTTCCAGATGTGAACATTGATCGAGAATTGAACACTCTTTCGTGTGCTTTTCCGCCAAGAAGGGAAGGGCACGCAAAAGAAAAAGGGCTGTGATTGAATCACAGCCCTTATTTCATTCTATGGTGCCGAAGAGAAGACTCGAACTTCCACGGGATTGCTCCCACTAGACCCTGAACCTAGCGTGTCTACCAATTCCACCACTTCGGCACGTTTCAGGGAAGGAAGAGATACCTTTAGGACTGATCCGTGTCAACAAAATGTTGTATTTTCAAATAAAGAATCTGGCTGCCGATACAATTGGCTTTCTTGCTGTATCAGGGAGACTCTTTTTGGAACGAGAAGATACTATTGAGTTTTTTTTATGTTGAAATTTCAGATGTCTTGATAAGATTCTTCGTTCATGGACTTGAGTGTTCTCCTGCGGTATGTTGTTTCCTTGGATTCCATTGTTTTTATATATAAGAGTCGGTCTCTGCTCTCTTTGTAAAAAGCTCTGGGCTGAATGAGGAGTTTGTATGAAAACCATAACCTTGCTCGCACAAAAGGGTGGAACCGGGGAAACGATCCTTTCAATCCATTTGGCAACGGCAGCCGCCAATCGTCGGTACTCTGTTCTGACAGTCGATATTGATCCCCAGGGCAGTTCTTTTTTTTGGAGTCAACGGCGGCAAAGA comes from the Pseudodesulfovibrio piezophilus C1TLV30 genome and includes:
- a CDS encoding dihydrolipoamide acetyltransferase family protein, with the translated sequence MAQQVIMPKWGLTMKEGKVVRWLKGEGESVDAGEPLFEVETDKITNSVEAPASGVLSQIIVPEGETAEVQAVLAVIAAPGENPDIIPSGSTATDNVESSGDAVAGEPAVASSQASVEGGDFVPAMPAARKLAKELNVALSTVVGTGPHGTIVMKDVQASADSAFAGINASAKAIEFARKNGIDLGQVSGTGDDGRITKADILRAMNPVSDQQVSSNQPVIAQDTIVPMDGVRKLIGDNMQASLTNAAQLSVFVEIDATEMVSLRAAILERNKRNAEYKLSYNDIVSYAVCRALKRHPIMNSTLQDDGIHLHQSVNLGIAVALPNGLIVPNIKNAGSLTLEELKTEIRDVAGRSRTGGLNMDEISGGTFTISNVSMLGVDGFTPILNPPETGILGVGRIVEKPAVKDGEIQIRQMMTLSLTFNHMTTDGAPAMSFLRELGDMLETPGLMTL
- a CDS encoding Lin0512 family protein, translated to MARKRFAVELGYAADLHGEDMTKAVVRAVRDAVSRICLCGLVEICGRDRFQGVFVHADIAVPQPEQVDHSAVLAAIPIGETSLNVTVGGMSVPGMEVPCFAPGVSNIVVACAALTVSIETDMASEADEDSENRWIGCAVKPNNPEE
- a CDS encoding thiamine pyrophosphate-dependent dehydrogenase E1 component subunit alpha translates to MALSKKTLINMYETMNRIRLFELRLQELFAASEIPGFVHLYLGEEAVATGACAALTDADMITSTHRGHGHLLAKGGDLKLMMAEIFGRKTGYCKGKGGSMHIADLDLGILGANGIVGGGGPLAAGAALAAKYRKSKDVAMCFFGDGASNQGTTQESLNMASAWKLPLVFINENNGYGISCPQCKSMAVVDIADRAAAYDMPGVVVDGNDVLAVHEAVSEAVKRARRGEGPSLVECKTYRWRGHFEGDACTYRCDEELKEWKAKDPIPRFEAKLIEKKTLTQSEADTIKERIAQDVDEAVTYAKESPMPPVSALMDDVYA
- a CDS encoding alpha-ketoacid dehydrogenase subunit beta, yielding MSEKTYLQALNEALSQEMERDENVFIIGEDVGQFGGCFGVTQGLFDTFGSDRVMDTPITESAIVGAATGAAACGLRPVAELMFVDFIGVSMDQLFNQAAKMRYMFGGKTTVPMTLRAPQGAGIGAAAQHSQCLESWFMNIPGLKVVIPSTPYDAKGLLISAIRDDNPVVFLEHKMLYGVSGEVPDESYTIEIGKADIKREGSDVTIVATSQMVYAALEAAEKLKADGIDAEVVDPRSLLPLDKETIFDSVRKTHALVVVHEAVQFAGPGAEIAAMAAEEILEYLDAPIKRVGAPFCPVPFSPPLEQHYIPGAENIIEAVKSIR
- a CDS encoding ATP-NAD kinase family protein produces the protein MSIAAILANPASGKDIRRLVAHGSVFDNQEKVRMVRRLILGLERAGVTKILYMPDAYAIIPRALNSISPSIPVEAVEMPIRNTDADTSLAAELMETLGAQSLVVLGGDGTSRVACKGTLNVPILPLSTGTNNVFPVMSEATVAGLAAGLVACGRLPRQECCYQSCMLDIVFGETVIDMALVDAAVYDDVFFASRAVWDMHKVPQLFLTRCNPTSIGLSAIGGQLRDIRPQEPRGLALKLGKPASLTVTASIAPGMFSDIPIREIEDMPPGVVFPIASSTGLIAVDGEREIEISQDSNAGIRLNTGGPLVIDVEKTMALAREQACFVTNTYS
- a CDS encoding DUF6506 family protein, with the translated sequence MSHPLKAAFIFLAPGGDPKVHRNWVITEGVELLSIAVSDYGQAETLARELVEQEEIAAIELCGGFGAAGTARVAAAVNVPVGAVRFDIHPGLNNLSGDTLFG
- a CDS encoding PaaI family thioesterase, with amino-acid sequence MNIQTHHTIDRTLCGEPIMVENGTSHVRMECTEEMGADSSGLIHGGFIFGLADYAAMLAVNHPNVVLGAAETRFLKPSRIGNTLVAKAHDTTPHERKHTVHVDVFCEDEQVFTGTFTCFVTPNHILADG
- a CDS encoding carboxymuconolactone decarboxylase family protein translates to MDAAEKAAGTLAKMTQRAGNVFPNYLAFTKEISEFGPIDHKTQELIHVACSMMSQCEMCISLHIQGAASHGASKEEIMQAAMLAISMGGSPKVMYMHYVFDELEDLFD